Genomic window (Chryseobacterium bernardetii):
ATAGCCGCAAAGCTTCCTGACATGGAAAACGCTATGGTTCCCAGTACTTCTATGGCAAAGTTGAACTGTTCGTGCATATATATTATAAATGATCGTTGATAAATGATAATTGATGAGTGATTTTCTGCTTAAGCAAATTCTTGGCCATTGTTTCAATTATCATTTATCGCTTATCAATTATAATCTTGTTTATCTTTCAACCCTTACAGAGTCCGGAACCATCAGTTCGTATTCGCCGCCGTGGGTAATGATTTCCCTTACGATGCTGCTGCTGATGAATGATTTTCCGGATGAGGTTAATAAGAATACAGTTTCCAGCTTTTTGTGAGCTAAAGTCCTGTTAGTATGGGCAATTGCTTTTTCAAATTCAAAATCAGCAGGATTTCTCAGTCCTCTGATGATGTATTGTGCATTTTTTTCAAAACAGTAATCTACCGTTAAGCCTTCGAAAGAATCTACTTCTACATTGGGGAATTCTGCTACAGAATTTTGAATGAATTCCATTCTTTTTTCAAGAGGAAACATATATTTCTTCTGGGAATTCTGGCCAATGGCGATAATTAATTTATCAAATAGCGGGGCCGCTCTTTCTATAATATCATAATGTCCTAAAGTAATGGGATCAAACGATCCTGGGAAAACAGCAATTTTCATGTTGTCTGGTTTTATAATTGTGCGTTAAAAATGGCAAGACCCATGATAATGTAGATCTTCTATTTTTAACATCTATTATCTTATTTTCTTTTATTTAATGCTTTTTCAACTTCATTTCCACAAAGGTCCATAATAGAAATTCCATAATGTCTTGCCTGTTGAGGAAGAATACTTGCAGGAGAGAATCCAGGGTTCGTATTCATTTCAAGCATATAAGGAATACCATCCATTAAGATATATTCGCTTCTTGAGAATCCGCTCATTCCAAGGGAATTGTATGCTCTTTTAGCAATTTCTTCTACTCTTTTTGTGGTTTCTTCGTCAATTCGTGCAGGAGTAATTTCTTCGGAAGCACCTTCATATTTAGCTTCATAATCGAAAAATTCCTTGGTTGGAACAATTTCAGTAATTCCTAAGACAATAGTTTCTCCTTTAAAATCAATAACCCCTACAGAAACTTCCATTCCGTTCAGGAAGCTTTCGATAAGAATTTCATCATCTTCTTTGAAGGCAATTTCTGTAGCTGCAATCAGTTCAGATTTTTCTTTTACTTTAGAAATCCCCAGTGAAGATCCAGACTGATTAGGCTTTACAAAAAGCGGAAGGTTTAA
Coding sequences:
- the coaD gene encoding pantetheine-phosphate adenylyltransferase; protein product: MKIAVFPGSFDPITLGHYDIIERAAPLFDKLIIAIGQNSQKKYMFPLEKRMEFIQNSVAEFPNVEVDSFEGLTVDYCFEKNAQYIIRGLRNPADFEFEKAIAHTNRTLAHKKLETVFLLTSSGKSFISSSIVREIITHGGEYELMVPDSVRVER
- a CDS encoding D-alanine--D-alanine ligase, with the protein product MNKKSVAVVMGGYSDEYVVSLKSGQLIYDSLDRNLYDVYKVVVLKNEWYFLGENDKKYPINRGDFSVSLDNGETLKFDVCFNIIHGTPGENGILQAYWDAIGQKYTGCDFYQSALTFNKKDTLAVLSKYGIPSAKSIYLRKGEYIDVDKIVEELNLPLFVKPNQSGSSLGISKVKEKSELIAATEIAFKEDDEILIESFLNGMEVSVGVIDFKGETIVLGITEIVPTKEFFDYEAKYEGASEEITPARIDEETTKRVEEIAKRAYNSLGMSGFSRSEYILMDGIPYMLEMNTNPGFSPASILPQQARHYGISIMDLCGNEVEKALNKRK